The Flavobacterium jumunjinense genome includes a region encoding these proteins:
- a CDS encoding peptidylprolyl isomerase, translating into MKFINKSAILALFLLSATVINAQATKEKVDGVIGVVGDYVILDSDIDLEYIQLRAQGVDVKEISRCELFGKQLEDKLYAHQAVVDSIIVTDVEVNGFMEEQIDAMVEQVGSMDKVLTFYRKKNVDEFRAYFFDIIKNNKLTSQMQKKIVDDVQITPEEVRNFFKAIPKDEIPTFGAEIEVAQIVVKPVVPESEKQAVIKKLKELKQEVLNGSSFFSKAVLFSEDPGSSSNGGYYKMNRKTPFVKEFKEVAFSLAVGEISEPFETEFGYHIIQVDKIKGQDVELRHILISPKVSPEALKEAKLKIEGIRTKILTGEISFADAAKSSSDEKETRNNGGVLLNPRTLEPRFELTKMDPSLYGRVSTLKDTEITVPFIDEERTGKVYKIMTVNNRTEEHKADFSQDYLKIKELALKDKQIKAIAKWTEEKIDETYIKIGTDYKDCEFTNNWTKK; encoded by the coding sequence ATGAAATTTATAAATAAAAGTGCAATTTTAGCACTCTTTTTATTGTCAGCAACAGTAATAAATGCACAAGCGACAAAAGAAAAAGTAGACGGTGTAATTGGTGTAGTAGGAGATTATGTTATTCTTGATTCTGATATCGATTTAGAATATATTCAATTAAGAGCACAAGGAGTAGATGTTAAAGAAATTTCACGTTGCGAGTTATTTGGAAAGCAGTTAGAAGATAAATTATATGCTCATCAAGCAGTTGTAGATAGTATTATTGTTACAGATGTTGAAGTAAACGGATTCATGGAAGAGCAAATTGATGCCATGGTTGAACAAGTTGGTTCAATGGATAAAGTGCTTACTTTTTACAGAAAGAAAAATGTAGATGAGTTTCGTGCTTATTTCTTCGACATCATTAAAAACAACAAGTTAACATCTCAAATGCAAAAAAAGATAGTTGACGATGTGCAAATTACACCAGAAGAGGTGCGTAATTTCTTTAAAGCAATTCCTAAAGATGAAATTCCAACTTTCGGAGCAGAAATAGAAGTAGCTCAAATTGTTGTTAAACCAGTTGTTCCTGAAAGTGAAAAACAAGCAGTAATTAAGAAGTTAAAAGAATTAAAACAAGAAGTACTTAATGGTTCAAGTTTCTTTAGTAAAGCAGTATTGTTTTCAGAAGATCCAGGTTCAAGTTCAAACGGTGGTTACTATAAAATGAATAGAAAAACACCATTTGTAAAAGAATTTAAGGAAGTTGCTTTTTCATTGGCAGTAGGAGAAATATCAGAACCATTTGAAACAGAATTTGGTTACCATATTATACAAGTAGATAAAATTAAAGGTCAAGATGTAGAATTAAGACACATTTTAATTTCACCAAAAGTTTCACCAGAAGCATTAAAAGAAGCAAAACTAAAAATTGAAGGAATTAGAACAAAAATTCTAACAGGAGAAATTTCGTTTGCAGATGCTGCAAAATCATCTTCAGATGAAAAAGAAACACGTAACAATGGTGGAGTACTTTTAAACCCAAGAACATTAGAGCCACGTTTCGAATTAACTAAAATGGATCCTTCATTATACGGAAGAGTTTCAACGTTAAAAGATACAGAAATTACAGTGCCTTTTATAGATGAGGAAAGAACTGGAAAAGTGTATAAAATTATGACTGTTAATAACAGAACAGAAGAGCACAAAGCAGATTTTTCACAAGATTATTTAAAAATTAAAGAATTAGCTTTGAAAGACAAGCAAATTAAAGCAATCGCTAAATGGACGGAAGAAAAAATCGACGAAACATATATTAAAATAGGTACAGATTATAAAGATTGTGAATTCACAAATAACTGGACTAAAAAATAA